From Pseudovibrio sp. Tun.PSC04-5.I4, a single genomic window includes:
- a CDS encoding winged helix-turn-helix transcriptional regulator encodes MDISKLVKLTSRAWSLNILALLHSGVPGRQAPLLAASGASRTSFNASLEHLTQLKFLEKNPGHGHPLRPEFRLTSAGIKAAEIASRIVNAVPDEREFALLRKSWTLPILALTATPRRFSGIRSDLATITDRALSASLVQLEEREWIQRDIDTSKRLPFPLYCATNTGIEINRAIDLHA; translated from the coding sequence ATGGACATATCGAAGCTTGTCAAGCTCACATCCCGAGCTTGGTCTTTAAACATTCTGGCTCTCTTGCATTCTGGCGTTCCCGGCAGGCAGGCTCCGTTGCTGGCAGCATCGGGAGCAAGCCGCACGTCATTCAATGCAAGTCTTGAACATCTTACTCAGCTCAAATTCTTGGAGAAAAACCCGGGTCATGGACATCCGCTACGTCCGGAATTCCGACTGACCTCGGCTGGCATCAAAGCTGCCGAGATCGCTAGCAGGATCGTGAATGCCGTCCCTGATGAACGAGAATTTGCCTTACTTCGAAAAAGCTGGACGCTCCCCATTCTGGCACTCACTGCCACGCCTCGGCGTTTTTCAGGAATAAGATCAGACTTGGCGACAATCACCGATCGCGCATTGTCTGCATCACTAGTTCAATTGGAAGAACGAGAGTGGATCCAACGTGACATCGATACCTCAAAACGGCTGCCATTCCCCCTCTATTGCGCCACTAATACGGGCATTGAGATTAACCGGGCAATTGACCTGCATGCGTGA
- the tsaE gene encoding tRNA (adenosine(37)-N6)-threonylcarbamoyltransferase complex ATPase subunit type 1 TsaE yields MHVLLENQTATELFAADLAELLQEGDVLALSGDLGTGKSTLSRALLRHLAANPDLEVPSPTFTLVQTYDLPRMPVAHFDLYRIEEPEELEELGLEEYFESGVALIEWPEMGDASYWPEALELKLTEGTEPDSREITMTANSVSWAKRLERLAARRALLTKTGWSEARREHVQGDASIRTYFRLHKDGETVVFMDSPPVGPEPLLANGKTYGETVHRAQDVTAFFAVGNALAEQGFRVPKRLAADPQHGLALLEDFGDQIITEHEDAIQERYELAIDNIARLHSCTWQTELEADGKTHLLKPCDFEVLITEADLYLEWYLPYASGEPATEHQRTEYVEAWRELLEPVLAEKPTLLLRDYHSPNIMWLPEASGLNKLGLIDYQDAMVGPAAYDVASLVYDARVDMPKELQEHLLQRYCNLATKHQHNFDEIVFRRSVAILALQRNAKILGAFVRLDKQLGKPKYMEMLPRIRSYVRLCFAQLGEVKLKQLFNVILSSKETRQSGS; encoded by the coding sequence ATGCACGTACTTCTTGAAAACCAAACAGCCACGGAGCTTTTTGCGGCAGATTTAGCTGAGTTGCTGCAAGAGGGCGACGTGCTGGCTCTTTCCGGTGATCTGGGTACAGGCAAATCTACTCTCAGCAGGGCATTGCTTAGGCACTTGGCTGCCAATCCGGATTTGGAAGTCCCAAGCCCAACATTCACGCTTGTTCAGACCTACGACCTTCCAAGAATGCCCGTTGCCCATTTTGATCTCTACCGGATTGAAGAGCCGGAAGAGCTGGAGGAACTGGGGCTTGAGGAATATTTCGAATCCGGCGTTGCCCTCATCGAGTGGCCGGAGATGGGTGATGCGTCCTATTGGCCGGAAGCGCTGGAGCTAAAGCTGACTGAGGGCACTGAGCCAGACTCTCGCGAAATTACCATGACGGCCAATTCCGTCAGTTGGGCGAAGCGTTTAGAGCGCTTGGCAGCACGCCGCGCTCTTCTCACCAAAACGGGTTGGAGTGAGGCCAGACGAGAGCATGTGCAAGGGGATGCATCCATTCGCACGTATTTTCGTCTTCACAAAGACGGGGAGACAGTCGTCTTTATGGATAGTCCCCCAGTTGGACCCGAACCGCTGCTGGCAAATGGCAAAACCTATGGTGAAACCGTCCATCGCGCACAAGACGTGACAGCTTTTTTTGCCGTTGGCAATGCGCTGGCAGAGCAAGGGTTTCGCGTTCCCAAGCGACTGGCCGCTGATCCACAGCATGGCTTGGCGCTTCTGGAGGATTTCGGGGATCAGATCATCACCGAACACGAGGATGCCATACAGGAGCGTTATGAGCTTGCGATTGATAACATCGCGCGACTCCACAGTTGCACCTGGCAAACGGAGCTGGAAGCTGATGGCAAAACGCATCTGCTGAAGCCTTGCGATTTTGAGGTGCTGATTACCGAAGCTGACCTCTATCTGGAATGGTACCTGCCCTATGCGAGCGGCGAGCCCGCAACCGAGCATCAGCGCACTGAATATGTTGAGGCGTGGCGAGAGCTGCTGGAGCCGGTGCTTGCAGAAAAACCTACGTTGCTGCTGAGGGATTACCACAGCCCAAATATCATGTGGTTGCCAGAAGCGTCCGGCCTCAATAAGCTAGGCCTTATTGACTACCAAGATGCGATGGTAGGGCCTGCGGCTTACGACGTTGCTTCGCTTGTTTATGATGCGCGCGTTGACATGCCGAAGGAGCTGCAAGAGCATTTATTGCAACGATATTGTAACTTGGCAACGAAACATCAACACAATTTTGATGAAATAGTCTTTCGGCGTTCCGTTGCAATTTTGGCTTTGCAAAGGAACGCAAAAATACTTGGGGCCTTCGTGCGTCTTGATAAACAGCTCGGAAAACCCAAATACATGGAGATGCTTCCTCGTATTCGCAGCTATGTGCGCCTGTGCTTTGCACAATTAGGGGAAGTAAAGCTGAAACAACTGTTCAACGTCATACTCTCGTCAAAAGAGACGAGGCAAAGTGGCTCCTGA
- a CDS encoding VOC family protein, protein MALVSLENTITLALSVRDRHVSADWYSSMLGFELIHHMDEAGWSEMQTKTEGVTLGLGEQSDPSPGNFVPVFGVSDIETARGALETAGVKFDGETETIEGMVSTATFYDPDNNALMLAQDLTVSA, encoded by the coding sequence ATGGCACTTGTTTCTTTAGAAAATACTATTACCCTCGCGCTCTCTGTTCGGGACCGCCATGTGAGCGCTGACTGGTATAGCTCCATGCTCGGCTTTGAGCTGATCCATCACATGGATGAGGCGGGCTGGAGCGAGATGCAGACAAAAACTGAAGGCGTGACTCTGGGGTTGGGCGAACAGTCAGATCCCTCTCCCGGCAATTTTGTACCAGTCTTTGGGGTCTCCGATATTGAAACAGCACGAGGCGCTTTGGAAACAGCCGGCGTGAAGTTCGACGGAGAGACTGAAACCATTGAGGGAATGGTCAGCACCGCGACATTCTATGATCCGGACAACAACGCTTTGATGTTGGCCCAAGATCTGACGGTGAGTGCCTGA
- the addB gene encoding double-strand break repair protein AddB, which translates to MAATPNIFSVSPSSSFLQATVEALLSGQLIPGFQADDDPMALADVTIYVPTRRAARTLPDVLRKALGSKAALLPKILPLGDVDEEEHILKGQGDGEALPPAMSAMERKLAMTRLVWAWKGQLRRKILQLKEDDPARVPASSADAAWLAGNLLTLMDEVQTEEASWAELGSLVPEDHAEYWKITLEFLKIVTDLWPEHLKTIGMMDPKERRSALIRAEAQRLRTSPPRGPVIVAGATGSFPATAELMQAVLSLENGALVLPALDLQMDEESWEALGSPSAPQRVPGHPQYSLRQLLLALDLKRDDVALLGTPESEALRLRCEIVNEALRPAETTEEWQNFFTSDLAQHRETAFAQTQLITARNEAEEALSIALVLREAVEAGKYTALISPDRTLARRVGSELTRWGITVDDTAGRPLEQTPPMVLAILTAKLALQGLDPVNLLALLKHPLAFLGMKAKEVRSAARALERGVLRGPHPRPGLSGLREAVAAAHDHAMETDRPVPRWCKLVEEDWTAIDTLLDRLEQALGPLEALLQEPNEIPVEQLIKTHVDAVLLLGADENGSTEELFDKENGKALADTLTSLLEADAAGLCVPANEWPGVFGALITGGAVRSRMPADPRIHLLGPMEARLQRYDLVVLGGLNEGTWPQRTRNDPWLNRPMKGQIGLDPPERKIGTSAHDFLWNLGAPEVVLSRSERVDGSPTVASRWLQRIVTLAGETVEKQMRARGKRYTELALVLDRSETPVRPARRPEPKPPVEARPVQLSVTAIENLIRDPYLIYAKNVLRLDEVDPIGGEPGAADKGNIIHDALANFLGDWDGPFDDKAVRALITEGGRLFRPLDAFPAIRALWWPRFERIAEEFVAYEGEIAPRIHDRFLEEYGKVEMKRPERNFTLTGRADRIDLMKDNTLRVVDYKTGMPPSAKQVEALLSPQLPLEVAMIRRKGFEDLPHDLPISDMLYIQLKGGSDAVKLESRVPKEGTAEELAEEAWQRLEQLVAAYENPKKGYLSRARVLKEREWAASYDHLARVQEWSLGEDGEDA; encoded by the coding sequence GTGGCAGCCACTCCAAATATTTTTAGCGTTTCGCCTTCTTCGTCCTTTCTTCAGGCAACTGTAGAAGCCTTGCTGTCTGGCCAGCTCATACCCGGCTTTCAGGCGGATGATGACCCGATGGCGCTGGCGGATGTCACAATTTATGTGCCAACCCGCCGTGCAGCCAGAACCCTGCCGGATGTCCTGCGTAAAGCGCTAGGCTCGAAAGCGGCTCTGCTCCCCAAAATTCTGCCTCTGGGTGATGTGGATGAGGAGGAGCATATCCTCAAAGGGCAGGGCGATGGCGAAGCGCTGCCGCCCGCTATGTCTGCCATGGAACGCAAGCTGGCAATGACCCGCCTTGTGTGGGCGTGGAAAGGCCAGCTCCGCCGCAAAATCCTTCAGCTGAAAGAAGATGATCCAGCGCGTGTTCCAGCATCTTCCGCCGATGCGGCATGGCTGGCAGGCAATCTGCTGACACTGATGGATGAGGTGCAAACCGAAGAAGCCAGCTGGGCAGAGCTGGGAAGCCTCGTACCCGAAGACCATGCCGAGTATTGGAAAATCACGCTTGAGTTCCTGAAGATCGTCACGGACCTCTGGCCGGAACACCTCAAAACCATCGGCATGATGGACCCAAAAGAACGCCGCTCAGCCCTCATCCGCGCTGAAGCGCAGCGCTTGCGCACATCCCCACCACGCGGACCGGTCATTGTCGCAGGCGCGACAGGCTCATTCCCGGCCACGGCGGAACTGATGCAAGCGGTGTTGAGTTTGGAAAACGGCGCACTGGTCCTCCCCGCGCTTGATTTGCAGATGGATGAAGAAAGCTGGGAGGCTCTTGGTAGCCCTTCAGCACCGCAGCGCGTTCCGGGTCACCCACAATACAGCCTCCGTCAACTCTTGCTGGCACTGGACCTGAAGCGGGATGATGTTGCGCTCTTGGGCACGCCTGAGAGTGAAGCCCTCCGCCTGCGCTGCGAAATCGTCAACGAAGCGCTGCGGCCGGCTGAGACCACAGAAGAGTGGCAGAACTTCTTCACCTCAGACCTCGCTCAGCACCGGGAAACAGCATTCGCACAAACGCAGCTCATCACAGCGCGAAACGAGGCCGAAGAAGCTCTCTCTATTGCACTTGTTTTGCGAGAAGCCGTTGAAGCTGGCAAATACACAGCCCTGATTTCACCAGATCGAACACTGGCCCGCCGGGTCGGTTCTGAACTGACCCGCTGGGGCATCACAGTGGATGACACCGCAGGGCGCCCGCTGGAACAAACCCCGCCAATGGTGCTCGCGATCCTAACCGCGAAGCTGGCTTTGCAAGGGCTGGACCCGGTTAACCTGCTGGCCCTCCTCAAACACCCACTTGCTTTCCTTGGCATGAAGGCGAAGGAAGTACGTTCCGCGGCCCGTGCATTGGAGCGCGGTGTTCTACGCGGCCCGCATCCAAGACCCGGCCTCAGTGGCCTGCGAGAAGCCGTTGCCGCCGCGCATGATCATGCGATGGAAACAGACAGGCCTGTCCCACGCTGGTGCAAGCTGGTGGAAGAGGATTGGACCGCAATCGATACGCTGCTGGACCGGTTGGAGCAGGCTCTCGGCCCACTGGAGGCTTTGCTTCAGGAGCCCAACGAGATCCCCGTCGAGCAACTTATCAAAACCCATGTGGATGCCGTGCTGCTGTTAGGCGCAGATGAAAACGGCTCCACGGAAGAGCTGTTTGACAAGGAAAACGGCAAGGCATTGGCCGACACACTAACATCCTTGTTAGAAGCCGACGCCGCTGGGCTTTGCGTGCCTGCCAACGAATGGCCCGGTGTATTTGGTGCGCTCATCACAGGCGGAGCAGTGCGTTCCCGTATGCCTGCTGACCCGCGCATTCACCTGCTCGGCCCAATGGAAGCCCGCTTGCAGCGGTATGACCTCGTTGTCCTTGGTGGGTTGAATGAGGGCACATGGCCACAACGCACGCGAAATGATCCGTGGCTGAACCGTCCCATGAAGGGGCAAATCGGCCTAGATCCACCCGAGCGCAAAATCGGTACCTCCGCCCACGATTTCCTTTGGAACCTCGGCGCTCCAGAAGTGGTCTTGTCACGTTCAGAACGCGTCGATGGCTCGCCAACGGTGGCCTCTCGCTGGCTCCAGCGCATTGTAACGCTGGCAGGCGAAACCGTTGAGAAGCAGATGCGCGCACGCGGCAAGCGCTATACCGAACTTGCCTTGGTGCTGGACCGCTCCGAAACGCCAGTCCGCCCCGCCAGACGCCCTGAGCCAAAACCGCCGGTAGAAGCGCGGCCTGTGCAGTTGTCTGTCACCGCGATTGAGAACCTGATCCGCGACCCCTATCTCATCTACGCAAAAAACGTTTTGCGTCTGGATGAAGTCGACCCAATCGGCGGCGAACCGGGAGCAGCAGACAAAGGCAACATCATCCACGATGCACTGGCGAACTTCCTTGGAGATTGGGACGGGCCGTTTGACGATAAAGCCGTCCGTGCATTGATAACAGAAGGTGGTCGCCTGTTCCGCCCGCTAGATGCTTTCCCGGCAATCCGAGCCCTGTGGTGGCCTCGCTTTGAACGCATCGCGGAAGAGTTTGTCGCCTATGAGGGAGAGATCGCCCCGCGCATCCATGACCGCTTCCTTGAGGAATACGGCAAAGTGGAAATGAAACGCCCCGAGCGCAACTTCACGCTCACAGGACGTGCGGACCGCATTGACCTGATGAAAGACAACACCCTGCGTGTGGTGGATTATAAAACTGGAATGCCACCCTCTGCCAAACAGGTGGAAGCGCTGCTGTCTCCTCAGCTGCCGCTGGAAGTTGCCATGATCCGCCGTAAGGGGTTTGAGGACTTGCCGCACGACCTGCCAATCTCGGACATGCTCTATATCCAGCTCAAAGGCGGCAGTGATGCCGTGAAGCTGGAAAGCCGCGTCCCGAAAGAAGGCACTGCGGAGGAACTGGCAGAAGAAGCATGGCAACGGCTGGAACAACTCGTCGCCGCCTATGAAAACCCGAAGAAGGGTTACCTCTCCAGAGCGCGCGTGTTGAAGGAACGGGAATGGGCTGCCTCCTATGATCATCTTGCCCGCGTGCAAGAATGGTCCCTTGGCGAAGATGGGGAGGATGCATGA
- a CDS encoding outer membrane beta-barrel protein, producing MQHDTSECLSIWNFLELRVMRFSTFSVLIILTASSTSHAADLAPSEKLNDRWDGFYAGLNVGYGAGEFTQALKNTKWGADENYDGFLAGATLGYNKSYDRIVVGLEADFQVSNIEKSFSTDADWTCVPTDACKNKIDWFGTLRARLGLQIGKFLPYVTGGLAIASVHSYDAPVAVAGSTNLKAVEMGWTAGGGLEASVTDNVSLKFDMLYIDLGKTKANVNNYYTKNKFIVGRMGLNWNF from the coding sequence ATGCAGCATGATACCAGTGAGTGTCTTTCAATTTGGAATTTTCTGGAACTCAGAGTTATGCGTTTTTCAACATTTAGTGTTTTAATAATTCTTACTGCAAGCTCAACTTCTCATGCGGCAGACCTAGCGCCTTCTGAAAAGCTAAACGATCGTTGGGATGGTTTTTACGCTGGATTGAATGTGGGTTACGGAGCGGGAGAATTTACCCAAGCTCTCAAAAATACAAAATGGGGGGCCGATGAAAACTATGATGGTTTTTTGGCTGGAGCGACCTTGGGCTACAACAAGTCTTATGATCGTATTGTTGTCGGCTTGGAGGCTGATTTTCAAGTTTCTAACATAGAGAAATCATTCAGCACCGATGCTGACTGGACTTGTGTCCCCACAGACGCTTGTAAAAACAAAATCGACTGGTTTGGTACGTTGCGAGCGAGGCTGGGCCTGCAAATAGGTAAATTTTTGCCGTATGTTACAGGTGGTTTGGCTATCGCAAGCGTACATAGTTACGACGCACCGGTAGCTGTTGCTGGTTCTACCAATTTGAAAGCCGTGGAGATGGGCTGGACAGCTGGGGGCGGGCTAGAGGCGTCTGTAACCGACAATGTTTCGCTCAAATTTGATATGCTCTATATTGATCTTGGGAAAACAAAAGCCAATGTGAACAATTACTACACAAAGAACAAATTTATCGTAGGGCGTATGGGCTTGAATTGGAATTTTTAG
- the addA gene encoding double-strand break repair helicase AddA yields MMDIPAKTLDSQQRAAHPQNSAWVSANAGSGKTFVLARRVVRLLLSGTDPSRILCLTFTKAAAAEMATRVFDSLAKWTQLTDAELSTEIEDMEGRPTSPKQLASARRLFAKALETPGGLKIQTIHAFCEALLHQFPLEANVAGHFSVLDDRLAEELLNEARASVLHSAEIEPDSQIGVALSQLIELLPDSGVEKALSELISRRDAFYRWLAPYGDLEGAVSALYADFSVMPEDDISGFASSLRRNCSLTDDEVKAFAEALRVGSKTDQDRAAALEAAITQKSDERWRIEWLKIFLTGTFGPRKSLATKKVQTGFPEVIDRLFVEQARILEAFQHLNAVITVSGTKAILTLSDAVLRYYETEKLRRGYLDFEDLVVKSARLLSRAEAAQWVQYKLDQGLDHILVDEAQDTSPRQWEVIRALAEEFFAGNGAREKMRTIFAVGDEKQSIYSFQGAVPAYFAEMRKFFAGKAKDAQRNFEGIELNLSFRSTPDVLGAVDKVFGSPEAFKGLSQENVAPVHEAIRHNDPGRVEIWPLEEAVETLEPDDWTQPIDAIGTGNPMLRLATRIAEQIKDWDQRGVAGPGDVLVLVRKRGQFVEALNRELKRLDVPAAGSDRLTLTDHIAVKDLVALGRFILLPEDDLSLACVLKSPLFGLLDDDLFEIARETAGTPRPGTLWHELLRKSENSEKWQNVRKQLVIWRDRADFVPPFEFYAKIIGTDGYRQKFRERLGSEVDDVLDEFLSLTLTYEKSGTPGMEGFLAWLMQTKTVIKRELNAAKGMVRIMTVHGAKGLEASYVILADGCNAPVSSQHSPVMVEKPREGDLEAAPALVWLPNKAQRTPWHEEALELLGEGQKEEYRRLLYVALTRAKDRLVVCGWAPKRGPHDECWYTLTRNGLIEEAREQKDANGEIASWLWTKNGIDQPEPVVPRSAPVVTRENSALPDWVAHNVSSPERIRRLKPSAAFEEMDAKENIEQQDPKDALEAARQPEDWPLVRGRIIHRLLEILPDLPEEQRETSADRFLTGALPERFERNRTRLLDDVFNTLNNPEFAELFGANGRAEVPIQGMLTGEDGKPVEILGLIDRLLVNDEDVTILDFKTNAVVPQTAQGVSEIYIAQLAVYKKLLAELYPGRKIRALLLYTSGPRLIEIPVELMKTFNF; encoded by the coding sequence ATGATGGACATTCCAGCAAAAACACTTGATAGCCAGCAACGCGCCGCACACCCGCAAAACTCAGCTTGGGTGAGCGCCAATGCAGGTTCCGGCAAAACCTTCGTCCTTGCACGCCGTGTTGTGCGCCTGCTGTTGTCGGGGACTGATCCCTCGCGCATTCTCTGCCTCACCTTCACCAAAGCCGCCGCCGCTGAAATGGCGACGCGTGTGTTCGATTCTCTAGCGAAGTGGACGCAGCTGACCGATGCTGAGTTGTCCACTGAGATTGAGGATATGGAAGGCCGCCCAACCTCGCCCAAACAACTGGCAAGTGCCCGCCGTCTCTTTGCGAAGGCATTGGAAACGCCGGGTGGCTTGAAAATCCAGACCATCCACGCGTTCTGTGAAGCGTTACTGCACCAGTTCCCGCTGGAAGCAAATGTGGCCGGGCACTTTTCGGTTTTAGATGACCGCCTTGCCGAAGAGCTGCTCAATGAGGCGCGTGCCAGCGTTCTGCACAGCGCGGAGATTGAACCAGACTCTCAAATTGGTGTTGCGCTTTCCCAGTTGATCGAGCTGTTGCCGGATTCTGGTGTCGAAAAGGCACTTTCGGAACTTATCAGCCGTCGAGACGCATTTTATCGCTGGCTCGCACCCTATGGCGACCTCGAGGGCGCTGTTTCTGCGCTATACGCTGATTTTTCCGTCATGCCGGAGGATGATATATCTGGCTTTGCAAGTTCGTTGCGACGGAATTGTTCGCTTACGGACGACGAGGTAAAAGCGTTTGCGGAAGCCTTACGCGTCGGCTCCAAGACGGATCAAGACCGTGCCGCCGCGTTAGAGGCAGCAATCACGCAGAAAAGCGATGAAAGATGGCGCATTGAGTGGCTGAAAATCTTCCTGACTGGCACCTTCGGCCCGCGCAAATCTCTTGCCACGAAGAAGGTGCAAACGGGTTTTCCGGAGGTTATCGACCGTTTGTTCGTGGAACAGGCGCGCATTCTGGAAGCTTTCCAGCACTTAAATGCCGTCATAACGGTATCTGGCACCAAAGCGATCCTCACTCTCTCTGACGCTGTTTTACGGTACTACGAGACGGAAAAACTCCGTCGCGGCTATCTGGACTTTGAGGATTTGGTGGTGAAATCTGCCAGGCTGCTCTCCCGTGCCGAAGCCGCGCAATGGGTACAGTACAAACTGGATCAGGGTCTCGACCACATTCTGGTTGATGAAGCGCAGGACACAAGTCCGCGCCAGTGGGAAGTGATCCGCGCACTGGCAGAGGAATTCTTCGCAGGGAATGGCGCTAGAGAGAAAATGCGTACCATCTTTGCGGTGGGCGATGAAAAACAGTCCATCTATTCTTTCCAGGGCGCTGTTCCGGCTTATTTCGCGGAAATGCGAAAGTTCTTCGCGGGAAAAGCGAAAGATGCGCAGAGGAACTTTGAGGGCATTGAACTCAATCTCTCGTTCCGCTCCACGCCGGATGTGCTTGGAGCCGTCGATAAAGTGTTCGGCTCGCCGGAAGCCTTTAAGGGCCTGTCACAAGAAAATGTGGCTCCGGTACACGAAGCAATCCGCCACAATGATCCGGGCCGTGTAGAAATCTGGCCGCTGGAAGAAGCTGTCGAAACGCTGGAACCAGACGACTGGACACAGCCCATCGATGCGATTGGCACCGGCAACCCAATGTTGCGGCTGGCAACGCGCATCGCAGAGCAAATTAAGGACTGGGACCAAAGAGGCGTTGCTGGGCCGGGAGACGTGTTGGTTCTCGTGCGGAAACGCGGCCAGTTTGTGGAAGCGCTGAACCGCGAACTCAAACGTCTGGATGTCCCCGCCGCCGGGTCTGACCGCCTAACCTTAACCGACCACATCGCGGTGAAAGATCTGGTTGCGCTGGGCCGGTTCATCCTGTTGCCGGAAGATGATTTGTCTCTCGCTTGTGTTCTCAAAAGCCCGCTGTTCGGCTTGCTGGATGATGACCTCTTTGAAATTGCGCGCGAAACAGCGGGCACACCAAGGCCGGGTACGCTCTGGCATGAGCTGCTGCGCAAATCTGAGAACAGTGAAAAGTGGCAAAATGTCCGCAAACAACTGGTCATCTGGCGAGACAGAGCCGATTTTGTGCCGCCTTTCGAGTTCTACGCAAAGATCATTGGAACAGATGGCTACCGGCAAAAATTCAGGGAGCGCCTCGGGAGTGAAGTTGATGATGTTCTCGATGAGTTCCTCTCGCTCACGCTGACCTATGAAAAAAGCGGCACGCCGGGCATGGAAGGTTTCCTTGCATGGTTGATGCAGACAAAAACCGTCATTAAACGCGAGCTCAATGCGGCCAAGGGAATGGTGCGCATCATGACCGTGCATGGCGCCAAAGGGCTGGAAGCGTCCTACGTTATTCTGGCAGATGGCTGCAATGCACCTGTTTCCAGCCAGCACTCTCCTGTCATGGTTGAAAAACCGCGTGAGGGTGATCTGGAAGCCGCGCCCGCTCTGGTTTGGCTCCCCAACAAAGCACAGCGCACCCCATGGCATGAGGAAGCGCTGGAGCTGCTGGGGGAAGGCCAAAAGGAAGAATACAGGCGCCTGCTTTATGTTGCTCTCACGCGCGCTAAGGATCGCCTTGTGGTGTGCGGCTGGGCACCAAAACGCGGCCCGCACGATGAATGCTGGTATACACTCACCCGCAATGGTCTGATTGAAGAAGCCCGCGAGCAAAAAGATGCAAACGGTGAAATAGCGTCATGGCTCTGGACAAAAAATGGCATCGACCAGCCTGAGCCTGTGGTGCCGCGCAGTGCTCCAGTCGTAACACGAGAGAATTCGGCATTGCCGGATTGGGTTGCTCATAATGTTTCATCACCAGAACGCATACGCCGTTTGAAACCTTCTGCTGCCTTTGAAGAAATGGATGCCAAGGAAAACATCGAGCAACAAGACCCAAAGGATGCGCTCGAAGCAGCACGCCAGCCAGAAGACTGGCCTTTGGTACGCGGCCGGATAATTCACAGGCTGCTCGAAATCCTGCCAGATTTGCCAGAGGAACAACGCGAGACCTCAGCAGATCGGTTTTTAACAGGGGCACTGCCTGAGCGTTTTGAACGGAACAGAACTCGGTTGCTGGATGACGTGTTTAATACACTGAATAATCCAGAGTTTGCCGAGCTATTTGGGGCAAACGGCAGAGCGGAAGTTCCCATTCAAGGCATGTTGACGGGGGAGGATGGCAAGCCAGTCGAAATCCTCGGGTTGATTGACCGTCTTTTGGTCAATGACGAAGACGTGACCATTCTTGATTTCAAAACCAATGCTGTAGTGCCGCAAACGGCTCAGGGCGTATCTGAAATTTATATTGCGCAGTTAGCTGTTTATAAGAAACTGCTTGCTGAGCTTTACCCAGGTCGCAAAATAAGAGCGCTGCTGTTATATACATCGGGCCCTCGCCTGATAGAAATACCGGTGGAACTCATGAAAACTTTTAATTTCTAA
- a CDS encoding nucleotidyltransferase family protein — protein MLKETSFHPKAAMVLSAGMGKRMRPLTATTPKPLIEVNGVSMLARAASRLKDAGLETCVVNVHYLADLVEVHARKFQGLDVKISDERDELLDTGGGVKKALPMLGDDPFIIKNSDSLWLEGVKPNLDMLVDAWDDSAMDILLLLAPAVTAVGYDGKGDFLMDDEGKLERRDERSMAPFIYSGTALVHPRLFADTPEGPFSMNLLFDKAIESGRLFGVEGGGLWLHVGTPQGLVEAEQAIANSAN, from the coding sequence ATGCTGAAAGAAACCTCCTTCCACCCCAAAGCGGCAATGGTATTGTCTGCAGGGATGGGCAAACGTATGCGGCCCCTTACAGCCACCACCCCCAAACCTCTAATTGAGGTGAATGGTGTGTCGATGCTTGCGCGCGCCGCATCACGATTAAAGGATGCTGGCCTCGAAACTTGCGTTGTCAACGTGCACTATCTTGCCGATCTGGTAGAAGTTCATGCCCGCAAATTCCAAGGCCTTGATGTCAAGATCTCGGATGAACGCGACGAGCTGCTGGATACCGGCGGCGGCGTCAAAAAAGCTCTGCCGATGCTTGGTGATGATCCGTTCATTATCAAAAACTCCGATAGCTTATGGCTGGAAGGCGTAAAGCCCAATCTGGATATGCTGGTGGATGCTTGGGATGACAGCGCAATGGATATCCTCTTGCTTCTCGCCCCCGCCGTAACCGCGGTTGGGTACGATGGCAAAGGCGACTTCCTGATGGACGATGAAGGCAAGTTAGAGCGCCGTGATGAGCGCTCTATGGCCCCGTTCATCTATTCAGGAACGGCATTGGTTCATCCCCGGTTGTTTGCTGATACGCCTGAAGGTCCGTTTTCCATGAACCTGCTTTTCGATAAGGCAATCGAGAGCGGTCGTCTTTTCGGTGTTGAAGGTGGTGGCCTGTGGCTCCATGTTGGCACACCGCAAGGATTGGTTGAGGCTGAACAGGCAATTGCAAACAGCGCAAACTAA